One Ktedonobacteraceae bacterium genomic region harbors:
- a CDS encoding translation initiation factor Sui1 — protein MPDRLVYSTDGGRVDTCPTCGLPYKRCRCDQTTPVASLKKSDGIVRVMRDRKGRGGKTVTVITGVPASGEALAALAQQLKKLCGSGGTVKDGNIEIQGDHCDKVIAKMTALGYKVKRAGG, from the coding sequence ATGCCGGATCGCCTTGTCTACTCCACCGATGGAGGAAGAGTTGATACCTGTCCCACCTGTGGATTGCCATATAAACGCTGCCGGTGTGATCAAACGACGCCAGTGGCCTCTTTAAAGAAAAGCGATGGCATTGTGCGCGTAATGCGGGATCGCAAAGGACGCGGTGGCAAAACTGTGACGGTCATTACAGGTGTACCTGCCAGCGGCGAAGCTCTGGCAGCCCTGGCACAACAACTGAAAAAACTCTGCGGCTCCGGTGGAACGGTTAAAGATGGAAATATCGAAATCCAGGGCGATCATTGTGATAAAGTGATCGCGAAAATGACCGCTCTGGGATATAAGGTCAAACGTGCCGGGGGATGA
- a CDS encoding serine/threonine-protein kinase, giving the protein MLQPQVTILNRYQLQYLLRRGGMSEVYLAFDLEMQREVAIKLVPGDDSDCFKRLKREVRVLSALAHPHILPTWNHGECDGWYYLVMPYMSQGTLRERLAGRLLTPEEAGQMLEQVAGALQFAHEHGIVHRDIKPSNILLDGEYGESFYLADFGLAKAIEEGSDITQTGCLVGTPEYMAPELTEKPESASSDIYALGIVLYQALTGQLPFRGSTPLSICWKHLHLPPAPPSQLNPAIPYAVEQVILRALEKDPRRRFQTAREMARAYQRALTLGEVPTDDGLDAVAENLAPVHVEVRKTSEIYPPVAFKMPEGLERLRRASREHRPGKVRMGCIACMAVLMLLVTPLTLGIMLGRNGITAPIVAGASDGFGAAALQPVRPFSPTASPTPTPAPVKTSTPTAHGPTGAPGQPPEPPEQHHPKGPGHGHGHGHKHGHADH; this is encoded by the coding sequence ATGCTACAACCGCAGGTGACAATACTGAATCGCTATCAACTGCAATATCTCCTGCGCCGTGGGGGAATGTCCGAAGTCTACCTGGCTTTTGATCTCGAAATGCAGCGCGAGGTGGCTATCAAATTAGTTCCAGGAGACGATTCCGATTGCTTTAAGCGCCTGAAGCGCGAGGTGCGAGTGCTGAGCGCCCTGGCGCATCCACATATTTTACCTACCTGGAATCACGGTGAATGCGACGGATGGTATTACCTGGTGATGCCATATATGAGCCAGGGAACATTACGCGAGCGCTTAGCGGGCAGGCTCCTGACGCCTGAAGAAGCCGGTCAGATGCTCGAGCAGGTAGCAGGTGCCTTGCAGTTCGCGCACGAGCATGGCATTGTGCATCGCGACATTAAACCCTCGAACATCCTGCTTGACGGTGAGTATGGAGAGTCGTTCTACCTGGCCGATTTTGGCCTGGCAAAGGCAATTGAAGAGGGTAGCGATATCACACAAACCGGCTGCCTGGTGGGAACCCCCGAATATATGGCGCCCGAGTTGACGGAGAAACCCGAAAGCGCCAGCAGCGATATCTATGCCCTTGGCATCGTACTCTACCAGGCACTTACGGGACAGCTGCCTTTCCGGGGCAGTACGCCGCTTTCTATTTGCTGGAAACACCTGCACCTGCCACCTGCACCACCTTCGCAGCTCAACCCTGCTATTCCGTATGCGGTGGAACAGGTCATTTTACGTGCGCTAGAGAAAGACCCACGGCGTCGCTTTCAAACGGCGCGAGAAATGGCGCGGGCCTATCAACGGGCGTTGACATTGGGAGAGGTTCCCACAGATGATGGCCTCGATGCAGTAGCGGAAAATCTTGCCCCGGTACACGTTGAGGTAAGGAAAACTAGCGAGATATACCCGCCGGTAGCGTTCAAGATGCCGGAAGGACTGGAGCGGCTCCGCAGAGCATCCAGGGAACACAGGCCAGGTAAAGTGCGCATGGGATGTATTGCTTGTATGGCCGTGCTAATGCTGCTGGTGACACCGTTAACGCTGGGTATCATGCTGGGACGGAATGGAATAACGGCGCCAATCGTGGCAGGCGCGAGTGATGGTTTTGGAGCTGCCGCCCTGCAACCGGTGCGTCCATTTTCGCCTACTGCGTCTCCCACACCGACACCGGCGCCGGTGAAGACTTCAACGCCCACCGCCCATGGTCCTACGGGTGCTCCAGGGCAGCCACCTGAACCACCTGAGCAGCACCATCCGAAAGGCCCCGGTCATGGGCACGGACATGGACATAAACACGGACACGCTGACCATTAG